The following is a genomic window from Chaetodon trifascialis isolate fChaTrf1 chromosome 13, fChaTrf1.hap1, whole genome shotgun sequence.
GGATGAGGAACGCTAACTGAGCCGACTGACCTTGTCCTCAGCCGTCAGCTCTGCAGCGTGTTTTGGTTAGCCAGCGAGCTAATAAGCTATGCTAACAAAACATGTTAGCTACGAGAATAGTATCAACAATACCCAACAACGAGCGGGGTGTGAAAGCACAAAACATTCAGGAGATGTGGTGGGTATGCTGGTGAGCTAATGAGCTAAACTACCTTGACACAGTCGATGGGGAACATGAGGCAGTGCTCCATGATCCCGGCCACGGCTCCAGCCAACATGTGGGTGCTAGTGGAGGCTCCCTGTGGCAAACCCTCATAGTCTGGTTCAGAGTCCTCTGTTTGTGCACCTTGTGCATTACGGATAAACCCAACATTCTGTAGCTCCGTTTCTCCTCCGATCCGGGGTGCCAGGCTCCCCACGATACTTTCCGAAACTCCCCAGAATCTGCCCCCCAGCCATCGAACTTCTGCACCGGCAGATGCGCCAGCAACCCCGGGATCATTGCCTGTAGTCTCCGCTGTCACCCGACGCCTCCTCACAAATCCATCTGCTTCCATGAGAAACCAGGTAATACGTTAAGTCTTTAGGGAAGCAGGCACGGTGTCTTCTGGGTGGTATTAGTCCTAATGTATTACATTCCCTTGGAGTGGTTTCACAGCTCCTAGCCTGCTACACCATTCCCTCCCCGCCCAGACGCTTCTCAACCACAGCCAAGCAAGGGAGGCCGTGgcggacaaacacacaccaagcCGCCCCACAGGCCGCGATATGGAAGTAATCTCTGATTGGTTACTGCAGCCATGTCCCTCTCACGCGACTGGGTGACAGACATGCCACTCACGATTGTTGGTGAAAGCTTCAAACCCTGTCATGCGGCACTTCTCATGGGGTTTAGGGCTACACCTCAAGCGCGTCTGTGAAAGCTATCAAAGACACACACCTAGGTCGCTGTAGGTCATTCTGAAAGACATCTTTGAAACTGTTGAAGTGACGTAAGAGCGTAAGATTGTTGCATACATACAATGTGCGTTCAGTTTAATTTGTTTGCACCTGACTTATTGCTGCTTTGTGAACTACAGCTCTTACCCTTTGCATATCTCTGTAACTCACCTTTGCAGTTTACATAGTGGAGCCTGACAAAAATTCAACTGATGAATGTGCAGATCAAAATCAAGCAAAGCAACTAAATAACATCAGCTGTGGTGTTGGTTTATGTAAATTTCCACCTGTGATGCAGACCACTGATTTTCATTGTtctctcactttgtttttccctATCAGTGATATACTTAGAAGGCCTATTGTAACTGGTTAGTTTATTTGCTTACCCTGTCACTGCTGCAAACTTCAAATGTGcagtatacatatacataccATGGCAATATTTTGTTCAGAATAAGGAAAATTAGTATGACAGTTGAGGCACCTCAAGGtattttttatacattttattaaaagataagaaaaaaaagatcaaaatttCAGCAGACTTGCATTCCAAAATTTAAATGGCAAAAACAGcttaatttatattttaaacCACATTTGCATGCACAATTTTCCAGAATtttttccaaaaccaaaagatattcaACTTTATCAATTTACTCATATGACAAAGGACACGTTTTCAAAACTGCAAATTAGTTGAATTTTTGCCTGATACACGACTTAATCAATTTATCAATTTTCAGAATTGTTGGCAGTTAATTTCCTGGCAATTATAGAACAGATTGATAGACTAATTGTTTCAACATCACAATTGAATACATCACTCACTCTCCATAGTGCATTTCTATATTGaagttcattttgtttgtccCACTGAGCCAAATGACACCTCCCGTTCACTAACATTACTCATCTTAGTAAAAACTAAGTGTACACTACACCTTTTATGATCTGCTATGAAACTGTAGCTTGTATCTCATAATTCTGAATGCTGGCAGCTGTAAGACAAACATCTCCAGGCCTAACATCCTCACCAGTGAACCTCTTGCCTGGAGGAAAAGAAGCACatatttttcagaaaatgagGTAATTGTGTTTTGGTTCGGCACTGTTATGACATAATTGAATTTTCTCCTTTATTGCCTGGGAGAGCCTTCAAGGGCTGTAGTGTTGAATTTCTGCCGACAAAGGGGAATGAAGTGTTAATTTCTGCTTACAAGAACAAAATCTCCTGCATCTGATCTAGTTATGGTTGATTGGCTGTTGTCCGCAGACCTTCCTTAAAGGAAAACCAAGCAGACAGCATATCAGGATCATTTCTCTTCCCTGAAACTAATGCTACTCTAATACACCAAGGGAGAGGCATGTCAGGTCTAGCGGGAAACTCTAGATCACCATAACACCTCATTTCATTCAGAGTGCACAATCTATAAAAGCCTCAGGAATTATTTTACACTGTCTAAGCAAAACATAGTGTAAAATCTACAATATATAGGCAAGATGAGAAGATAATGTGGTTATATTCTGCTgcgtttggttgtttttgtccCAATTAACACACTTCCTTCCATAGATCCCCATAGACAATCTCTTTCTCTGGCCCTGTCTACTCCTTGGACCGCTGCTTAGGCCAACAGACGATCTATGGCCTCTTATCTTATTGATGCATGGTAAGTGAACACTAGgccaaagtgacatcttcaaCTGCAGCTCTAAGAAAGCAGTCTAAGAGCTCATCTTCAACCTCTTAAGGCAGGCCCTTACTGTGAAATGACTTGAGCACAAATCCTAACCAGCTAAGACAGGATGGACGTCTTGAACTGTACTGTTTGATTATTATACAATTTCATTAactttgtgttaaaaaaaaaaaaaaaaaaaaacctttgcaaAGTCTCAAGTGCTCTGTGGAGCGAGTATTTTCACATGTAAACATACAGGTCACATTGTATTAGGACATTTGCAGAAATTTTTATATTTCTCATGCGCAACAAGCAAATTTGATGTGGAATGAAGGAATGAGTGTGGACATACCTTACCCTGCACAATATGCATGAGCTGCCTGTGGAAAGCCATGACACAGGGCTTTGGATCTGAAATAAATGGAACAACTGCGCCACCAAGTGGAAAGCTTGATAATGACGGGCTGATTTTTCACACGTGAAATCTTAAAGTATCTGCGTAATTTGGATGTCTTGTCGACTTGCAGCATCGCAGGTGTTGATGCCTCGTGAGTGAGCTCCAAAATGTGTACCTGCTTCTAAACTAAATCTACATTTTATCTACACATACACTCAAACATACTAAACAATAAACACCCCCCTGCATGAATCCATATCCTGCCCCTCGACCCTCTGCGAGGGTGGTGGCCTTGTGGAAACCCGGATCTACTTTACGCGGTTCTAGGCGAAAAGAGGAAGGACAGGAGTGACGTGCAATACTGCCCCACACTCCTACTATGGCTGCAGCAGTGTGGACAGACCGAGGGCGGAAGGCTGTGTCTGTTTTGGGGACAGTGACCAGATCCACATCCAGTCACTCCGTGTTAAAACCCCAGTATGACGCGCTGGTCATCGGAGGAGGTGAGGTCTGGGAAAAGCGCAGAGCGCACTGGAGCTCTGCTGCAGGGAGACAAGCCGCGCCGCACTGAGCGGTATTTACGCAGTGTTTCAGCTAAGTTTGCAGAAGTAGCTAATGAGTGAGGATTTCTCTCCCACTTACTAAAACTCATTCCCTCTCCCGAGAGAAGTGAGCTggctccgtctctctctgcgTTTAAGTGTTTTTGCAAGATCACACTTTTATGTGAATTGTTCAACTTTGGACTCATTCGGTTTGGCTGTAAAATGTACTGGAGAGCAGCTTGAACAACTGTCACAATGAAGCAGAGTTTAAAGAAATGTCTAAGGGGATTTCCATTCTCAGGCAAActgacatatttcacatttcattgcaGGGCACAATGGACTGGTTTCAGTAAGTTCATGCACCCTCAGCATTCAGTCAGTAAAGCATGGTTCAATGACAGGGTAAAGGTGATGCAaaggtggagtgtgtgtgtgtgtgtgtgtgtgtgtgtgtgtgtgtgtgtgtgtgtgtgtgtgtgtgtgtgtgtgtaggctgcCTATCTTCAGAAGGGAGGACTAAAGACAGCAGTGCTTGAGCGCAGACATGTGCTGGGAGGAGCTGCTGTTTCTGAGGAAATCTTCCCTGGTAagatggcctctggctgggatACAATCCTGGAGAAATCCAGGTCACAAAGGGTCAGTTCAAAACCAAATTAACGAACACATTTTGCTGCTTACCCCTAGTGTTATCTCAATGTACCGACACTGGAACTAACTCCCTGACTAACAAATAgtacatttgaaaatgtaataacaatagctgctacacacacacacacacacacacacacacacacacacacacacacacacacacacacacacacacacactaaacaacaacaacaatgacatcTGTTTGCATGGCTTGACACCACTAGTGGTAAGCGGAGAAATGTGGTTCTCTGTAATTCGGGTAAACTGACTCTTGAGTAGTGCAGAAGGTTTAATTTTTAAGCAAATGTGCTTTGAGGGATTAATGTTCAGTTAACACTATCACATACACAGTTTTgtaatttttacttttattataACTTCAGACACTGTATTAACATATGTTGTATCAAGTCATAGTTAAATGACAAGTGCTTTATTTTGTCCTTGTTAGAATAACAATACTCTCATGTGCAGGTTTCCACTTCTCCAGGTGCTCCTATTTGCTCAGTTTATTAAGACCCCACATATATGCAGACTTGGAGCTCAAGGTAAACATGGCACAGTTGTAAAGTATATTAATTCTGCTCATTATAGTGATTTGTCTTGTTTGctgcatttagcatttttattcatatatCTTCAGAAACACGGGCTGAAGGTGTATATGAGGGACCCCCATGCTTTCACCCCCTTGTTGGAGGATGGGGTGAGAGGTGCCCCACCAAGGTCTCTCACCCTGGGCTCAGATGTGGCCATGAACCAGAAGGAGATTGCCAAGTTCTCGCAGAAGGATGCTAAGGTGATTTACGCGTTATGGTAGCAATGGTAAATGCTTGACTGTATTGTGTGCGTGAATCTGCATTTTACACACCAGTGCAGGTGTATTCAAGCACATAAAAAGTTCTGCACTGTCAATAATTTAGATCCCACCTCCTTCACCCACTCTTTGACATGTACCCAGGCTTTCCCAGAATTTGTTGCACACCTTGAGAAGCTAGCCGAGGCCATCCACCCTCTTCTGGATGCTCCTCCTGTAGACATTCCAGGTGTTACAGCTGGATCACTGAGGAAGAGGCTGGCTGCAGCTAAAACTCTGACGCCTATTGTCAGATGCGGTGCGTTTAAGCATGCATGCTTGGGAAATAAacttgtgttttctgcagtaACTGAATTTTGATGAGTTATGTTTTTGAATTTAAAGGTCTAAAACTGGGCACAAACATTCCAGACTTTTATGAGATTATAACCGCACCAATAATGAAGGTTTGTTATAGTTTACACACAAAGTTTGGCATCAgttgctgttttctgttgactGCAGCATGACCAGCTCACGCTTTTTGTCGTAGATCCTGAATCGGTGGTTTGAGTCTGAGCCACTGAATGCAACGCTGGCTACGGATGCTGTGATAGGGGCCATGACCAGTCCAAGTAATCCTGGCAGTGGgtgagcacacaaacactcctaACCGCAGGCTTATCTGCAGTGAATTAAACCCGGACCTCTCAGAAACACAGATTTCATGGCCTTGCCTTGAAGGTATGTGCTCTTGCACCATGTGATGggagagctggagaaggagaagggagCATGGGGTTATGTGGAGGGAGGCATGGGAGGCGTGTCCAAGGCTATTGCTAGCTCTGCTCGATCCCATGGTGTCGACATTTTCACTGAGAAGGTGAGTAAGTATATCAATGCAGTTTATACtgtttcattttgctttattCTACCGTCTGTATTTTGCTCTTTATGCACATACAACGTGTATCCTTGGCAGGATGTGGGACAGGTCCTGGTTGGTTCAGATGGTGCTGCTAAGGGAGTGGTGCTGAAGGACGGCACAGAGATACAAAGTAAAGTTGTTTTATCAAATGCCACCCCATATGTTACCTTCAAGAACCTCACGCCACAGGTAAGAAAAGATGAACGCCACATGTCACCATGGCACCAGACAATATGATTGATTCTGACTTTATGTTTTCACCGTAGGCCGCCCTCTCTCCAGAGTTCATCAAAGCCGTAGATCAGATTGACTACACCTCACCTGTTACCAAGATAAATGGTAaatctgctctgtctctgctcatcACAAATCATGATCTTATTGAAAGCTAATTGCATCAGCTGGTACTagctgttttcatgctgaaacTAAGGATGGATATTATCAAGCTTTTCCTCTTTAAAGCTGCCTTGGAGAATGATAATGTTCTGTGTCACAGTAAGCCTCAAAAGCAGCAGAATTGCAAAACCACTTAGGCTGCTGGCTGTGTGGCTCATTGTCTTATCTTTGTGCAAGCGTTGTTTCTCCAGCTGTATGTTTAAGACATTTAGGTGAAGCCTTGCATTATTTAGTCATACGTAGgctgtttcatttctgttcttACACTACTTACACACTCTGAAAGCTGCAAAGAAGTGCGGTGGTGTTAGACAATAAGGCCCAAACAGATGTAGTGTATCAGGAGGGATCAGCTCATACTCCCCCCACTGTGAGTGCTGTATTCTGTCACAGTGTAAGATTATGTCACTGCCTAAGATCTTTGTACTCTAAACACAAGTTTTAAAGTTTGGGGTATTATAAAACTGTAAAGCACATGCAGCTAAGAAGATGTTTAGTGTTTTTCAGCTCCCTGTATGGTACCATTTGTAGGTCCTGCTTGTTAATTACAGCACAGCCTAAGCTGTAGGTCTTTATTATTAAGGAAGTCATTACACCTAACTGATCTTTTAAAGTGTGTTGCTTCTTAGACTTAATGATTGTCTACTCTGTTTCATAGAGATTAACAGTCTTAGCTTGGTGAAGGAATTCAGCTGTGGTGTACAACGTGACGCGTGCACTGAGAGTTGCCTTTATTGTATTTCACATGTTTCGTCAACTGAAACTTTGCTGAATCAAACATTGCATTACGATGATACATAGTCTTAGAGCAAACACTCATTTCAtggcattttctttgtttttacagtggCAGTGGACAAGTTACCAAACTTCCTAGCATCTCCCACACCAGATGGTAAACCCGGACCCCACCATCAATGCTCCATTCATCTTAACTGTGAAAGTGTGGGGTTACTGGAGACTGCATACAAAGAGGCCATGAATGGACGTCCCTCAGCAAGGTGCATAGCTCTTCACACTCCTTCATAAGTGAGACACACCTAAcgctttcttttatttcctcacataAGTTTCAACAACTTACATTCAGCAAAGTTGTACATAAGACCAAGTCATACTGAGTGATTTTAACCTACAGTTAACTGTCAAACAAATAATTGCAGTTAACAATTTAATAGTCAGTCATTTATGTCACTATAAAGCAGAAAATATATTCTCATATTTGTTCTTGACATTGAAATGTTGTGCTCAGGtagacagttttttttcctcagccaGCTGAGGGAAACACACCTAATTCACTTTCTATCTGTTGCAACATTTCCAACATTAGCCAGGTTCCCATCCATATGTAGCACAAATTCTAACTGTCTTTACAGAAAATCGGCAAAGGAAAATGCAAAGTAATGCGCATTTCCATCGCCACCATTATgtgaatattaaaaatgaacagTTGGTGGCACTAATtctccactcactcactctccatTAAACCTCGGCAGAAGAAGGGTGTGCAATCATGATGTCATTAAAAGAGCACCAGTCAAACCTGAAACGGTGGAAAACGATTGGCAAGAGTGATGGAAAGATTTCTGTTTTATCCAGCTGTTTTTatacaaatgaaaggaaacgATTGTAATGATTCTGATCTGCTTTGCTCAAATGATTGTGATCAGGCAGTTATCTAATGATTATGACAGGCtatgtgtttattatttcagATTAGAGATTAACTTTGCGTATGTTGTCccttaaaatgtcttttcatgtCATGTATGTTTCTTAAAAGTGTAATAGTATGTGCCTCGTAGTAGATGTTTTCTCCACGCATGTCTATGTCAACAGAATTCAGGCTGGGTTATAATGTCCGCATATCCTTATCTCATAGATAAGGCTTAGCCTTGAATGAACAGGCTTCTGTCCTGTGCTGTTTGTACATGGCTTTGTTTGCTTGCAGACAGCTGACCATGTGATCTTGAATTAAAAACTCCATCAGGTGCCAGTTTTATACATTTTTGAATATTCAGTTGGTTTCTTAGCTCCCAAAATGTCTCTTCTATTCTTTTATCCCTGATTTTTGTCAATAACTCACTCAGCGGTCATTCCCCACCATCTTCCCTCATCATGCTGGTCTACTTTTGTAGGCCCATGCTGGAGATGACAATCCCCTCAGTGTTGGATC
Proteins encoded in this region:
- the pyroxd2 gene encoding pyridine nucleotide-disulfide oxidoreductase domain-containing protein 2; its protein translation is MAAAVWTDRGRKAVSVLGTVTRSTSSHSVLKPQYDALVIGGGHNGLVSAAYLQKGGLKTAVLERRHVLGGAAVSEEIFPGFHFSRCSYLLSLLRPHIYADLELKKHGLKVYMRDPHAFTPLLEDGVRGAPPRSLTLGSDVAMNQKEIAKFSQKDAKAFPEFVAHLEKLAEAIHPLLDAPPVDIPGVTAGSLRKRLAAAKTLTPIVRCGLKLGTNIPDFYEIITAPIMKILNRWFESEPLNATLATDAVIGAMTSPSNPGSGYVLLHHVMGELEKEKGAWGYVEGGMGGVSKAIASSARSHGVDIFTEKDVGQVLVGSDGAAKGVVLKDGTEIQSKVVLSNATPYVTFKNLTPQAALSPEFIKAVDQIDYTSPVTKINVAVDKLPNFLASPTPDGKPGPHHQCSIHLNCESVGLLETAYKEAMNGRPSARPMLEMTIPSVLDPTLAPPGCHVVSLFTQFTPYHIEGREWTDQDREAFADTAFDWVEQYAPGFKKSVVGRDILAPADLERIFGLTGGNIFHGSMSLDQLYLARPLPSLSNYRSPIKGLYLCGSGCHPGGGVMGSPGWNAALTVMADLKGH